From a single Anaerolineae bacterium genomic region:
- a CDS encoding glycosyltransferase family 2 protein, whose translation MVSFNVRDWLARCLASVLEELERTPEVAGQVWVVDNASSDGSAEMVRQRFPQVHLVACPDNLGFARANNLAMQEMGLPDGDESPDAVMLLNPDAELLAGALAALLACFQRYPQAAIIGAQLQYGDGRFQHSAFRFPSLAQVFLDFFPLHGRLIESRLNGRYPRARYRMGQPFPVDFVLGAAMLVRAKAIRQVGMLDEGYFMYVEEMDWCWRMRAAGWSVYCAPAARVIHHEGQSARQFRDRMFVSLWRSRFRFFERYYPAFWRIAARGVVRLGVWSEIRRACQAAAREQITAEELSRRLQAYREVMML comes from the coding sequence GTGGTGAGCTTCAACGTGCGTGATTGGTTAGCGCGCTGCTTGGCCTCGGTGTTGGAAGAGCTGGAGCGAACGCCTGAGGTGGCCGGCCAGGTGTGGGTGGTGGACAACGCCTCGTCCGATGGTTCGGCGGAGATGGTGCGCCAGCGGTTCCCACAGGTGCATTTAGTAGCTTGTCCGGATAATCTGGGGTTTGCCCGGGCGAACAACCTGGCGATGCAAGAGATGGGATTGCCCGATGGCGACGAGTCCCCAGACGCAGTGATGCTGCTCAACCCAGACGCCGAGCTGCTTGCTGGCGCGCTGGCAGCGCTGCTCGCTTGCTTTCAGCGATACCCGCAGGCGGCGATCATCGGCGCTCAGCTTCAGTATGGCGACGGCCGCTTTCAGCATAGCGCCTTCCGATTCCCATCGCTGGCGCAGGTGTTCCTCGATTTTTTCCCACTCCACGGACGGCTTATCGAATCGCGTCTTAACGGCCGTTATCCTCGCGCGCGCTATCGGATGGGACAGCCGTTTCCGGTGGACTTCGTGCTAGGAGCGGCTATGCTCGTGCGAGCAAAGGCCATTCGCCAGGTGGGAATGCTGGACGAAGGGTATTTCATGTACGTGGAAGAAATGGACTGGTGCTGGAGGATGCGCGCAGCCGGCTGGTCCGTTTACTGCGCGCCAGCAGCGCGTGTCATCCACCATGAGGGGCAAAGCGCCCGCCAGTTTCGCGATCGCATGTTTGTGTCATTGTGGCGCAGCCGCTTCCGCTTTTTCGAGCGCTATTACCCAGCTTTTTGGCGCATTGCGGCACGCGGGGTGGTACGGCTGGGGGTGTGGTCAGAGATCCGTCGTGCCTGCCAGGCTGCCGCGCGCGAGCAGATCACCGCTGAGGAGCTCTCTCGCCGCCTGCAGGCCTATCGAGAGGTGATGATGCTATGA
- a CDS encoding methyltransferase, translating into MLTSRERVQLALNHREPDRVPLDLGGSAVTGMQVHSVYQLRQALKLDPPGTPVKVIEPYQMLGEIKPDLMEALGVDVVPLTSPKTLFGFRNEGWKPWTLFDGTPVLVPEGFNTEPEPNGDILMYPEGDRSAPPSGRMPKGGFYFDTIIRQPPIDESRLNPEDNLEEFTPISDEDLDYFGREAERLYTETDKAILASFGGTSFGDIALVPAPWLKYPKGIRDVEEWYISTITRRDYVYKVFERQCEIALANLEKIYRVVGDRITAVFVTGTDFGTQIGPFVSPETYRKLYQPFHKQINDWIHRHTSWKTFIHSCGSVAALIPDFIEAGFDILNPVQTSAADMDPQWLKERFGDRIVFWGGGVDTQRTLPFGTPEQVRAEVRERIRIFGRGGGFVFNTIHNVQARVPVQNLLALYEAVREYGQYPLGS; encoded by the coding sequence ATGCTTACCTCGCGCGAGCGTGTCCAACTGGCGCTGAACCATCGGGAGCCTGATCGCGTGCCGCTCGACTTGGGGGGCAGCGCCGTGACAGGCATGCAGGTTCACTCCGTGTACCAGCTCCGGCAGGCGCTGAAGCTCGATCCACCTGGCACCCCTGTCAAGGTAATCGAGCCGTACCAGATGTTAGGTGAGATCAAACCCGATCTGATGGAAGCGCTGGGCGTGGACGTGGTCCCGCTCACCTCCCCAAAGACCCTTTTCGGATTCAGAAACGAGGGATGGAAACCATGGACGCTCTTTGATGGGACACCGGTCCTAGTGCCTGAGGGGTTCAACACCGAGCCGGAGCCCAATGGCGACATCCTGATGTACCCAGAGGGAGATCGCTCGGCTCCGCCCAGCGGCCGCATGCCCAAGGGCGGCTTTTACTTCGACACCATCATCCGTCAGCCGCCAATTGATGAATCCCGACTGAACCCTGAGGACAACCTGGAGGAGTTCACGCCGATCTCAGACGAGGACCTGGACTACTTTGGGCGCGAGGCCGAGCGGCTATACACGGAGACGGATAAGGCGATCCTGGCCAGCTTCGGCGGCACCAGTTTCGGCGATATCGCTCTGGTCCCCGCGCCATGGCTGAAATACCCGAAGGGCATTCGCGACGTCGAGGAATGGTACATCAGCACGATAACGCGGCGGGACTACGTCTACAAGGTGTTTGAGCGCCAATGCGAGATCGCGCTGGCAAACCTGGAGAAGATCTACCGCGTGGTGGGCGATCGCATCACCGCCGTATTCGTGACCGGCACCGACTTTGGAACGCAGATCGGCCCGTTTGTCTCGCCGGAGACATATCGGAAGCTCTACCAGCCGTTTCATAAGCAGATCAACGACTGGATTCACCGACACACGTCATGGAAGACGTTCATCCACTCCTGTGGCTCGGTGGCCGCGCTCATCCCCGATTTCATCGAAGCCGGCTTTGACATCCTAAACCCGGTGCAGACATCGGCTGCCGATATGGACCCGCAATGGCTTAAGGAGCGCTTCGGCGATCGCATCGTCTTCTGGGGCGGCGGTGTAGACACCCAGCGTACGCTCCCGTTTGGCACGCCAGAGCAGGTGCGCGCCGAGGTGCGTGAGCGCATCCGCATCTTCGGCCGCGGGGGCGGCTTTGTCTTCAACACCATCCACAACGTGCAAGCGCGAGTCCCAGTGCAAAACCTGTTAGCGCTATATGAAGCCGTGCGGGAGTACGGGCAGTACCCGCTCGGCAGTTGA
- a CDS encoding metallopeptidase family protein produces MDAETFERLVAEALDALPEFFLEKLDNVVIVVEDWPDRETMRLAGVRSRTELLGFYHGVPLTERTSGYNLIVPDRISIYRRPIELQCHTPEEVRETVQRVLRHEIAHHFGLDDDRLQEIGAY; encoded by the coding sequence ATGGATGCGGAGACCTTTGAGCGTCTCGTGGCCGAGGCCCTGGACGCGCTCCCTGAGTTCTTCCTGGAGAAGCTAGATAATGTCGTGATAGTGGTGGAGGACTGGCCAGACCGAGAGACGATGCGGCTGGCTGGGGTGAGATCGCGTACGGAGCTGCTGGGATTTTACCACGGCGTGCCGCTGACAGAGCGGACCAGCGGCTACAACCTGATCGTGCCAGACCGGATCAGCATCTACCGGCGCCCGATCGAGCTCCAATGCCATACCCCGGAGGAAGTGCGGGAGACCGTCCAGCGTGTGCTCCGCCACGAGATCGCACACCATTTCGGCCTAGATGATGACCGACTACAGGAGATCGGGGCGTATTGA
- a CDS encoding nodulation protein NfeD, translating into MKRARPRWHVAYLLALLIWLLSIIGAMASGPWQEAEDEGPRVDVLTFKGPVTPVLVSYIERGIAQAERDGAVALILQLDTPGGSVDLTGEITRRMRNANVPIVVYVTPVGAHAGSAGTFITLAAHLAAMAPGTRIGAASPVAMEGQEIPETVRRKITQDLIADLENMTKRRGEKATQWAIRAVEEAEVATADEALELGVIDIIATDLNDLLRQLDGRTVEVRGRTMTLKTIGAQVRHIPLGALESFLNAITTPTIAAILLTLGLNAILFELSNPGGYVAGIVGAVALLLAFYALGALDANWTGLGFIVLAFVLFVLDIKAPTHGLLTLAGIVSFVIGAAILFNVPSVEVPWPTIISLSLATAAFFAFAVAKAIGAQRRPAVTGLEGIIGQQAIARTDLNPSGTVFLQGELWQAVAQNEAISAGETVQVVGREGFRLIVRSARQNSVSGSTSPLEKS; encoded by the coding sequence ATGAAGCGAGCGCGACCACGGTGGCACGTTGCCTATCTGCTAGCGTTGTTGATTTGGCTCCTCTCTATCATAGGCGCGATGGCCTCCGGCCCATGGCAAGAGGCGGAGGATGAGGGGCCTCGGGTGGATGTGCTCACCTTTAAGGGCCCGGTGACCCCCGTCCTGGTCAGCTACATCGAACGCGGCATCGCCCAGGCCGAACGCGATGGGGCTGTGGCGCTCATCCTCCAGCTTGACACACCTGGCGGCTCCGTAGATCTGACTGGAGAGATCACCCGCCGCATGCGCAACGCAAACGTGCCTATCGTGGTCTATGTCACCCCAGTGGGTGCTCACGCGGGCTCGGCCGGCACTTTCATCACGCTAGCTGCTCACCTGGCCGCCATGGCCCCTGGCACCCGTATCGGTGCCGCCAGCCCGGTGGCGATGGAAGGCCAGGAGATCCCGGAGACCGTCCGGCGCAAGATCACTCAGGATCTGATCGCCGACTTAGAAAACATGACCAAACGGCGTGGCGAGAAGGCTACCCAATGGGCCATTCGAGCCGTGGAGGAGGCAGAGGTGGCCACGGCGGATGAGGCGCTGGAGTTAGGGGTGATTGATATCATCGCCACGGATCTGAACGATCTGCTTCGCCAGTTGGACGGACGCACCGTGGAGGTAAGAGGCCGCACGATGACGCTGAAAACCATCGGTGCCCAGGTCCGTCACATCCCGCTGGGCGCGCTGGAGAGCTTTTTGAACGCCATCACCACCCCGACAATCGCCGCGATCCTGCTCACATTGGGGCTGAACGCCATCCTGTTTGAGCTGTCCAATCCTGGAGGGTATGTGGCCGGAATCGTCGGAGCAGTAGCGTTGCTGTTGGCCTTCTACGCGCTAGGCGCCCTCGACGCCAACTGGACCGGCTTGGGATTCATTGTGCTGGCTTTTGTCCTCTTCGTGTTAGACATCAAAGCGCCAACGCATGGCCTGCTCACCCTGGCGGGCATTGTCTCGTTTGTAATCGGCGCAGCCATCCTTTTCAACGTGCCCAGCGTGGAGGTACCCTGGCCGACCATCATCTCCCTTTCGCTAGCGACGGCCGCTTTCTTCGCCTTTGCTGTCGCCAAGGCGATCGGCGCGCAGCGTCGTCCAGCCGTCACCGGCCTCGAGGGAATCATCGGTCAACAAGCGATCGCCCGCACCGACCTGAATCCCAGCGGCACTGTATTTCTTCAGGGAGAGCTCTGGCAGGCGGTGGCGCAGAATGAGGCCATCTCGGCGGGTGAAACGGTTCAAGTCGTCGGCCGGGAAGGATTCCGCCTGATTGTACGCAGCGCGCGCCAAAACAGCGTCTCCGGATCAACAAGCCCTTTGGAGAAGAGCTAG
- a CDS encoding rhomboid family intramembrane serine protease, producing MNDPLSAGEQTETLAAHPERAMVAIPLSQPLWSWVILSANVAICLAMMAVTTARGGGLLAGSLGISTPVLIIFGAKVNQLIADGEFWRLLTANFLHVSLMHLLFNTYALWQLGPEVERLYGRARFLTIYLLTAVYGATASYAWGGELSAGASGAIFGLVGTLVAYFLRYRELFGRRGRAYLSSMVMIVVINLLIGISTPGIDNWGHIGGLISGFLLGYGLAPAYMMPHDYLDGPVRLIDASSPTRRAVILAIALALLIAAVSAITAARS from the coding sequence ATGAACGACCCTCTATCGGCTGGAGAGCAGACGGAAACCCTTGCAGCACACCCGGAGCGGGCGATGGTGGCCATCCCGCTGAGCCAGCCCCTGTGGAGTTGGGTCATCCTGAGCGCAAACGTCGCCATCTGCCTGGCGATGATGGCCGTCACCACCGCTCGGGGAGGGGGACTATTGGCCGGAAGCTTGGGGATCAGCACCCCGGTCTTGATCATATTTGGCGCCAAGGTCAACCAACTCATCGCCGATGGCGAATTCTGGCGGCTCCTCACAGCTAACTTCCTGCACGTAAGCCTTATGCATCTGCTGTTCAACACGTACGCACTATGGCAGCTAGGGCCGGAAGTCGAGCGCCTCTATGGGCGGGCCCGCTTCCTGACCATCTACCTGCTGACTGCGGTATACGGGGCGACGGCCAGCTATGCCTGGGGTGGAGAGCTTTCAGCCGGAGCCTCGGGCGCGATCTTCGGACTGGTGGGGACGCTGGTGGCCTATTTTCTGCGCTACCGTGAGCTGTTTGGGCGGCGCGGTCGCGCATACTTGAGCAGCATGGTGATGATCGTGGTCATCAACCTGCTGATCGGCATCAGCACGCCCGGCATTGACAACTGGGGACACATCGGCGGGCTGATCTCTGGCTTCTTGCTAGGTTATGGGCTGGCCCCGGCCTACATGATGCCTCATGACTATCTGGATGGCCCTGTTCGGCTGATAGATGCCAGCTCGCCAACCCGCCGCGCGGTCATCCTCGCGATCGCTTTGGCCTTACTCATAGCGGCCGTCTCGGCGATCACCGCTGCTCGCTCGTAA
- a CDS encoding guanylate kinase, whose product MSAPLPLEDINALCARFANARPVLVVLSGPSGVGKDATLARMKAMGYPFHFVVTATTRPRRPNEVNGVDYYFVSKAEFIDMIERDELLEYAIVYGDYKGVPKRHVRQALASGQDVLMRLDVQGAATVRRLIPQAVTIFLMPESEQDLIERLSSRKTESPDELKMRIATARQEMLRVPEFDYVVINRQGRLDETVQQVVAIIQAEKCRVDWEPVIL is encoded by the coding sequence ATGAGCGCGCCGTTGCCGCTGGAGGACATTAACGCCTTATGCGCTCGTTTTGCTAATGCGCGCCCGGTCCTAGTCGTGTTGTCTGGGCCCTCCGGTGTGGGCAAAGATGCTACGCTTGCGCGTATGAAAGCGATGGGATATCCCTTTCACTTCGTCGTCACCGCTACTACCCGTCCTCGTCGGCCTAACGAGGTGAATGGAGTGGACTATTACTTTGTATCCAAAGCCGAGTTCATAGACATGATCGAACGCGATGAGCTGCTTGAGTATGCCATCGTCTACGGCGATTATAAGGGAGTCCCTAAACGCCACGTCCGCCAGGCGCTAGCCAGTGGCCAGGATGTGCTCATGCGCCTCGATGTCCAAGGCGCGGCCACCGTCCGTCGCCTCATCCCGCAAGCGGTGACGATCTTCCTGATGCCAGAATCGGAGCAGGATCTGATCGAACGGTTGAGCAGCCGTAAGACTGAGTCGCCAGATGAGCTGAAAATGCGGATCGCCACCGCCCGTCAGGAGATGCTGCGCGTGCCCGAGTTCGATTACGTAGTCATCAACCGCCAAGGCCGGCTGGACGAGACAGTGCAGCAAGTGGTCGCGATCATTCAGGCCGAGAAATGCCGAGTGGATTGGGAGCCGGTGATCTTATGA
- a CDS encoding zinc ribbon domain-containing protein, whose protein sequence is MPIYEYRCHHCGRRVSLWWRTFSEAERGIPICPRCQSRDLTRLVSRVSMLRSEESRLDDLADPSTFGDLDENDPRSIGRWMRKMSQEIGEDLGDEFNEVIDRLEAGQSPEEIEKAMPGLAGGESDLDSGSDFGVGAVSDDL, encoded by the coding sequence ATGCCGATCTACGAATATCGTTGTCATCATTGCGGGCGGCGCGTCAGCCTATGGTGGCGGACCTTTTCCGAAGCCGAGCGCGGTATTCCCATCTGTCCACGCTGTCAAAGCCGAGACCTGACGCGTCTGGTCTCTCGGGTCAGCATGCTGCGCTCCGAGGAAAGCCGTCTGGACGACCTGGCCGACCCCAGCACGTTTGGTGATCTGGATGAGAACGATCCGCGCTCTATCGGGCGTTGGATGCGCAAGATGAGCCAGGAGATAGGCGAGGACCTGGGCGACGAGTTCAATGAGGTGATCGATCGCCTGGAAGCAGGCCAGAGCCCAGAGGAGATCGAAAAGGCTATGCCAGGCTTGGCCGGAGGTGAGAGCGACCTGGACAGCGGATCGGATTTCGGGGTCGGCGCCGTCAGCGATGACCTCTGA
- a CDS encoding cyclic-di-AMP receptor, translated as MKLIMAIVNSDDSRGLIDRLLRRGFSATIISTTGGFLREGNATVFIGTEDQKVSECLSIIRESCHTRTQYVTPLPPVMEPGELQIPTPVEVQVGGATVFVLNVERFEKF; from the coding sequence ATGAAGCTCATTATGGCTATCGTCAACTCAGACGATTCCCGCGGCCTGATTGATCGCCTGCTGCGACGCGGGTTCAGCGCCACCATTATCAGCACGACCGGTGGGTTCCTGCGAGAGGGGAATGCCACCGTGTTCATTGGCACAGAGGATCAGAAAGTGAGCGAATGCCTCTCCATCATCCGGGAGAGCTGCCATACCCGCACCCAATATGTCACCCCGTTGCCACCGGTGATGGAGCCAGGCGAGCTGCAGATCCCCACCCCTGTAGAAGTCCAAGTTGGAGGCGCCACCGTCTTCGTCTTGAACGTAGAGCGTTTCGAGAAATTTTAG
- the tmk gene encoding dTMP kinase produces the protein MGLFITFEGPEGSGKTTQIQLLGEWLSCQGYNVLITREPGGTPLGDQIRAILLSPEHRDMCPEAEALLFSVARSQLVRQVIQPHLNKGGVVLCDRYADSTLAYQGYGRGLDLDMLGTIITFATGGLWPDLTIYLDLPVEEGLARRRQSTTLEWNRLDAEQLAFHQRVREGYLRMAAASPRWLVLDARQPIELLQQAIREQVAKRCKLPISAFNSKVER, from the coding sequence GTGGGGTTGTTCATCACGTTTGAGGGGCCAGAAGGCAGTGGCAAGACCACACAGATCCAGTTGCTGGGCGAGTGGTTGAGCTGCCAAGGTTATAATGTTCTCATCACTCGAGAGCCGGGTGGTACTCCCTTGGGCGATCAAATCCGAGCGATTCTGCTCAGCCCGGAGCACAGGGACATGTGTCCGGAGGCGGAAGCGTTGCTGTTCTCAGTGGCGCGCTCGCAACTGGTACGCCAAGTGATCCAACCCCATCTGAACAAAGGTGGCGTAGTCCTGTGCGACCGCTATGCAGACTCGACCTTGGCCTACCAGGGATATGGGCGGGGGCTGGACTTGGACATGCTTGGGACGATTATCACCTTTGCCACTGGAGGATTGTGGCCCGATTTAACCATCTACCTTGACCTGCCGGTGGAGGAAGGGCTGGCGCGACGCCGGCAGTCAACCACGTTGGAATGGAACCGACTAGACGCAGAACAACTGGCGTTTCACCAACGCGTGCGTGAGGGATATCTTCGAATGGCGGCCGCATCGCCTCGGTGGCTGGTGTTGGATGCCCGACAGCCCATCGAATTGCTGCAACAGGCGATCCGAGAGCAGGTCGCGAAACGTTGTAAGCTGCCCATCTCAGCATTCAATTCCAAGGTGGAAAGGTAA
- a CDS encoding AAA family ATPase produces the protein MIEVQGFVRQQKITDDLDALLAVLVPDIQAALREINRGDELIEVIMDLGRPPEARFTDGEVRLCEREITEADIEYVVERIGEFTDDNRAGIERTLHRISAIRNRKGRIVGLTCRVGRAVYGTIDIIQDIIESGKSILLLGRPGVGKTTLLREAARVLAEKKRVVIVDTSNEIGGDGDIPHPAIGRARRMQVATPSLQHEVMIEAVENHMPEVIIIDEIGRELEAAAARTIAERGVQLIGTAHGQTLENLLLNPTLSDLVGGIESVTLSDEEARRRGTQKSVLERRAPPTFDVLIEIQDRQRLVVHHDVAASVDALLRGRPLTPEIRYRDAEGNIQIQRAPMPSIRPTAEPQEPWSVRPVEAASGPALRTIRIYPYGIGQNRLRQAAANLQVPMVIAEDLRSSDAVMTLKNYYRKRPQPITEAERRGIPVYVLRSNTVAQMEASLADIFQLPAVPEDAVAQAMAEAREAIRKVLEGAPVVELEPQSPEIRRQQHQLARAANLISHSYGREPYRRVRIYRE, from the coding sequence ATGATAGAGGTGCAGGGATTTGTGAGACAACAGAAGATTACGGATGACCTGGACGCACTGTTGGCTGTATTGGTGCCGGACATCCAGGCGGCCCTCCGTGAGATCAACCGCGGTGATGAACTGATCGAAGTGATCATGGACCTAGGCCGCCCTCCGGAGGCTCGCTTCACTGATGGAGAAGTTCGGCTTTGCGAACGGGAGATCACTGAAGCTGACATCGAATACGTCGTCGAGCGCATCGGTGAGTTCACCGATGATAACCGAGCCGGGATCGAACGCACATTGCATCGGATTTCGGCCATCCGCAATCGAAAAGGGCGTATTGTCGGGCTGACCTGCCGTGTGGGCCGCGCGGTCTATGGGACCATAGATATCATCCAGGACATCATTGAGTCGGGTAAGAGCATCCTCTTATTGGGGCGGCCCGGCGTAGGCAAGACCACGTTGCTGCGGGAGGCGGCCCGTGTGCTAGCGGAGAAAAAGCGCGTCGTGATCGTAGACACCTCGAATGAGATCGGCGGTGATGGCGATATCCCCCATCCTGCGATCGGCCGGGCGCGACGTATGCAGGTGGCGACGCCCTCCCTCCAACATGAGGTGATGATCGAGGCCGTTGAGAACCACATGCCCGAGGTGATCATCATTGATGAAATCGGGCGTGAGCTGGAGGCAGCGGCGGCCCGCACCATCGCCGAGCGCGGCGTGCAACTGATCGGCACGGCTCACGGCCAAACGCTGGAGAACCTCCTCCTGAACCCGACCCTGTCCGATCTGGTGGGCGGGATCGAGAGCGTAACGTTGAGTGATGAAGAAGCGCGACGGCGCGGTACTCAGAAATCGGTGCTGGAGCGACGAGCTCCGCCCACATTTGATGTGCTGATTGAGATCCAGGATCGGCAGCGCCTGGTGGTCCACCACGATGTGGCTGCTTCGGTGGACGCGCTGCTGCGAGGACGCCCCCTCACCCCTGAGATCCGCTATCGCGACGCGGAGGGCAACATCCAGATCCAGAGGGCGCCTATGCCCAGCATCCGTCCTACGGCAGAACCCCAGGAACCATGGTCCGTCAGGCCGGTAGAGGCAGCCAGCGGCCCGGCTTTGCGGACGATCCGCATCTATCCCTACGGGATTGGGCAAAACCGGCTGCGACAGGCGGCCGCCAACCTACAGGTGCCGATGGTGATCGCTGAGGACTTGCGCAGCTCGGATGCGGTGATGACGCTCAAGAACTACTACCGGAAGCGCCCACAGCCCATCACCGAGGCGGAACGACGTGGCATCCCTGTATACGTGCTGCGCTCCAATACCGTTGCCCAGATGGAAGCGAGCTTGGCTGACATCTTCCAGCTTCCTGCCGTGCCGGAGGATGCGGTAGCGCAAGCCATGGCCGAGGCGCGTGAGGCGATCCGCAAGGTCTTGGAAGGGGCCCCTGTCGTGGAGCTGGAACCCCAGTCTCCTGAGATCCGACGCCAGCAACACCAATTGGCGCGGGCGGCCAATCTGATCTCACATAGCTACGGTCGTGAGCCGTATCGCCGCGTGCGTATTTACCGGGAGTAG
- a CDS encoding LON peptidase substrate-binding domain-containing protein, which translates to MGYAQKMPLFPLNTVLFPGMVLPLHIFEERYKRMIQDCLATAQDFGVVLIREGFEVGGPAVPFDVGTTARLTEVQRLNGGRMNISAVGRRRFRILQLHYDRPYLTGDVEFIPLRGGHSSEAMALADRVRPRVARYIELLVQAVGVNISPQELPSDPTWLAYMTAIALQIPNREKQELLAASDVIQLLSAEVKLLQREEALLRFMIRTQKDQDRLVTGIMSYLYAN; encoded by the coding sequence ATGGGGTACGCGCAGAAGATGCCATTGTTCCCATTGAATACGGTGCTATTCCCAGGGATGGTGCTGCCGCTTCACATCTTCGAGGAGCGGTACAAGCGCATGATCCAGGATTGCTTGGCAACCGCTCAGGATTTTGGCGTGGTGCTCATCCGAGAGGGATTCGAAGTCGGCGGGCCGGCTGTGCCGTTTGATGTGGGGACGACGGCTCGGCTGACCGAGGTGCAGCGGCTGAACGGTGGACGGATGAACATCTCGGCTGTGGGTAGGCGTCGGTTTCGGATCCTGCAGCTCCATTATGATCGGCCTTATCTGACCGGGGACGTGGAGTTCATTCCTTTACGCGGCGGTCATAGTAGCGAAGCCATGGCCCTAGCTGATCGAGTACGGCCGCGCGTGGCTCGTTACATCGAACTGCTCGTTCAGGCTGTTGGCGTGAATATCAGCCCTCAAGAATTGCCCAGCGATCCTACTTGGCTTGCCTATATGACAGCCATTGCGTTGCAGATCCCCAACCGGGAGAAGCAAGAACTGTTGGCCGCATCAGATGTGATTCAGCTCTTGTCGGCTGAAGTAAAGCTCCTACAGCGTGAAGAAGCGTTGCTCCGCTTCATGATCCGTACGCAGAAGGATCAAGATCGGCTGGTCACCGGGATAATGAGTTATTTGTATGCCAACTGA
- a CDS encoding tRNA pseudouridine(13) synthase TruD, whose protein sequence is MMIVPQAQIQTLPYITADLPGIGGEIKAEPAHFVVEEIPLYEPAGEGEHVYVCLTREGWTTRALEQRLATLFGLRSTEVGSAGQKDKHARVTQIFSLHLPGVEEKFVAQRIQEALPVEVVWVRRHRNKLKVGHLLGNRFQIVVLRPGPGALERAWAIARALRMRGLPNYYGVQRFGIYGDNAQRGRAVLLGSGPRERWLRRFLLSAYQAALFNAWLAERIQRGWFHRLLTGDIAKKTDTGGLFEVQDAAAEQSRFERGELTYTGPIYGYRMRWASGEPGELERAVLESAGVTTEMLRMARLDGSRRTALLWVNEIEIEPCPDGLRFAFTLPKGAYATTLLREFMKAETTLWPETEDELAE, encoded by the coding sequence ATGATGATCGTGCCGCAAGCTCAGATTCAAACGCTTCCATATATCACAGCGGATCTACCTGGCATCGGCGGGGAAATCAAGGCTGAGCCGGCACACTTCGTGGTGGAGGAGATCCCGCTATACGAGCCGGCAGGTGAGGGGGAACATGTCTATGTGTGTCTAACCCGCGAAGGCTGGACCACTCGCGCTTTGGAACAACGGCTGGCTACCCTTTTCGGCCTACGCAGCACGGAGGTGGGAAGCGCAGGGCAAAAGGATAAGCATGCCCGGGTTACCCAGATCTTCTCGCTGCATCTTCCCGGTGTAGAAGAGAAGTTCGTAGCTCAACGTATCCAGGAGGCTTTGCCGGTCGAGGTGGTCTGGGTCCGCAGGCATCGCAACAAGCTGAAGGTTGGGCACCTTCTGGGCAATCGCTTCCAGATCGTGGTTCTGCGCCCAGGGCCTGGCGCGCTTGAGAGGGCGTGGGCAATTGCGCGGGCATTGCGAATGCGCGGCTTGCCAAACTATTACGGCGTACAACGCTTTGGCATTTATGGCGATAACGCGCAGCGTGGCCGGGCTGTCTTGCTAGGAAGTGGGCCTCGGGAGCGCTGGCTGAGGCGGTTTCTGCTTTCCGCCTATCAAGCAGCGCTGTTTAATGCCTGGCTCGCCGAACGGATTCAACGCGGCTGGTTTCATCGCTTGCTTACCGGGGACATCGCCAAGAAGACGGACACGGGCGGGCTATTTGAGGTACAAGACGCCGCCGCTGAACAATCACGCTTTGAGCGGGGCGAGCTTACTTACACTGGGCCGATTTATGGGTATCGCATGCGTTGGGCCAGTGGTGAGCCAGGAGAACTGGAACGGGCAGTGTTAGAGTCGGCCGGCGTGACTACTGAGATGTTGCGTATGGCGCGGCTAGATGGTTCCCGCCGCACCGCTCTGCTATGGGTAAATGAGATTGAGATTGAGCCGTGTCCAGATGGATTGCGGTTCGCATTCACCCTGCCTAAGGGAGCTTATGCCACCACACTGTTGCGGGAGTTTATGAAGGCAGAAACAACCTTATGGCCAGAGACAGAAGATGAGCTGGCAGAATAG